GCGCCGCGGAAGGCGCCGGTGTAGGCGCGCGCGATACCGATGCCGCCGAACGAGACGGCGACCACGCGGAGGAACTCGACGGCGACGGCGACCACCTCGGGGTCGCCGGAGAACACCGAGGCGATGGGCTGGGCGGCGACCCAGACGACGACGCCGAGCGCCGAGAGCGCGACACCCATCGTCCGGGCGGCGACGGCGGCGGTGCGGGCGGCCCGGTCGGGCTTGCCGGCACCGATGTTCTGGCCGGTCATCGTCTCGACGCCCTGTTCGACCGCTATCGCCGGGAGGAACACGAGGGAGAAGATGCGGACGGCGATGCCGTAGCCGGCGACGACGGGCGTCGCGAACAGCGACACGACGGCGAGCATCAGGTTGACGGAGATGGCGCTGCCCATCCCGTCGAACGAGGCGGGGAGGCCGAGGCGGGCGAGGCGCCCGAAGGTGGGGAGGTGTGGGCGCAGCTGCCACCCCTTCAGCTGGGGTCCCTGCGCCCCCCGGAACAGTATCCACAGGCCGACGGCCATGGCGAGGGCCCGCGCACCGACCGTCGCGTAGGCGGCGCCGACGATGCCGAGTTCCGGGACCGGCCCCCACCCGAAGATGAACACGGGGTCGAGCGCCATGTTCAGCACGACGGTGCCGAACATGACGACCATCGGCGTCACGGTGTCGCCGTAGCCGCGCATCAGCGAGACGAAGACGCTGAACCCGAACAGCAGCGGCATCGCCAGCCCGATGAGTCGCATGTACCCCGTCGCCAGCGGCCGGACCGCGTCGCTCGCGCCGAGCAGCGCGAGCACCGGGTCGACGAGGAAGTAGGTGGCGACGCCGAGCATCGCCGAGACGAGGAACGTCGCCGTGAGGGTCTGTCCCGCCGCGAACGACGCCGCCTCGGGGTCGTCGGCACCGGTGTGCTGTGCGACGAGGATGGCGCCCGCCACCGACAGCCCCAGGCCGAGGGAGATGAACAGCCAGACGAGCGG
The nucleotide sequence above comes from Halomarina ordinaria. Encoded proteins:
- a CDS encoding MATE family efflux transporter is translated as MRRLFPRRDEFDLTDGDIGRPLLYLSLPLVVSNLLQTAYNLADTFWLGQYGTEELAAITFAFPLVWLFISLGLGLSVAGAILVAQHTGADDPEAASFAAGQTLTATFLVSAMLGVATYFLVDPVLALLGASDAVRPLATGYMRLIGLAMPLLFGFSVFVSLMRGYGDTVTPMVVMFGTVVLNMALDPVFIFGWGPVPELGIVGAAYATVGARALAMAVGLWILFRGAQGPQLKGWQLRPHLPTFGRLARLGLPASFDGMGSAISVNLMLAVVSLFATPVVAGYGIAVRIFSLVFLPAIAVEQGVETMTGQNIGAGKPDRAARTAAVAARTMGVALSALGVVVWVAAQPIASVFSGDPEVVAVAVEFLRVVAVSFGGIGIARAYTGAFRGAGKTLNAAVVSIVVLGVLRLPIAVAGAFAIGRVGIWVGFAVSNLLGALLAYGWYRRGTWRGGTVTGDRAAVDTLAED